Proteins found in one Syngnathus acus chromosome 9, fSynAcu1.2, whole genome shotgun sequence genomic segment:
- the LOC119127143 gene encoding probable phospholipid-transporting ATPase IM, whose protein sequence is MSFFDLNCARKKERELERKLRANDREYNLSFKYATNAIKTSKYNFFTFLPLNLFEQFQRIANAYFLFLLVLQLIPEISSLSWFTTVVPLVLVLSVTAAKDATDDINRHRNDNHVNNRKVQVLIDEKLRSEKWMDVHVGDIIKLENNQFVTADLLLLSSSEPLNLVYIETAELDGETNLKVRQALTVTGDLGDDVSKLADFNGEVLCEPPNNRLDRFTGTLAFAGQKYALDNEKILLRGCTLRNTEWCFGLVLFAGPETKLMQNCGKSTFKRTSVDRLMNVLVLFIFGFLAFMCTVLAIGNYCWELGEGSAFTVFLPRQNGHDAAFSSFLTFWSYVIILNTVVPISLYVSVEFIRLGNSFYIDWDRKMYHSRSDTPAVARTTTLNEELGQIKYVFSDKTGTLTQNIMTFNKCSINGKTYGDVFDYMGQRLEINEHTEKVDFSFNPLADPRFTFHDHALVEAVKLEIPEVHAFFRLLALCHTVMAEEKKEGELSYQAQSPDEGALVTAARNFGFVFRSRTPDSISIVEMGEQCTYKLLAILDFNNVRKRMSVIVRSPEGKLSLYCKGADTIICERLHSSCTKLTNVTTEHLNEFAGEGLRTLALAYKDLDEDFFLQWQQRHHEASTALEGREDKLEQLYEEIETDLLLLGATAIEDKLQDGVAQTIEQLSKADIKIWVLTGDKQETAENIGYSCNLLREEMNDIFVISGNSPEDVRQELRNAQKSMKPGATEDCTFLPERTLGKSVKALADEAVNGEFGLVINGHSLAYALERSMELDFLRTACMCKAVICCRVTPLQKAQVVELVKTYKRAITLAIGDGANDVSMIKVAHIGVGISGQEGMQAVLSSDYSFAQFRFLQRLLLVHGRWSYLRMCKFLRYFFYKNFTFTFVHFWYAFFCGFSAQTVYDELFITLYNLVYTALPVLGMSLFDQDVNDAWSFQHPQLYVPGQLNLYFSKTAFFKCALHSCYSSLVLFFIPYGAVSQAARTDGRDVADYQSFAVLTQTCLLFAVTIQLGLEMSYWTAVNTVFVVGSLVMYFVVTFTMYSNGLFLLLPSAFPFIGTARNSLSQPNIWLTIVLTSILCTLPVVTYRFLLILLRPTINDKVMFKVRQAKASPPPLPRRARIRRTSSRRSGYAFSHAQGYGDLVTSGRFLRRPAPPRSSGFAHTGRATSGFSPMGRSAGYSPAERAQYAKAQEVETTSLQMYRTISDAAL, encoded by the exons ATGTCGTTCTTTGACCTCAATTGCGCCAGGAAGAAAGAGCGAG AGCTGGAGAGAAAACTCAGGGCCAACGACCGGGAATACAACCTCTCATTTAAATATGCC aCGAACGCCATCAAGACATCCAAGTACAACTTCTTCACCTTCCTCCCTCTCAATCTCTTTGAGCAGTTCCAGAGGATCGCTAATGCCTACTTTCTGTTCCTGCTGGTGCTCCAG TTGATTCCTGAGATCTCGTCGCTGTCCTGGTTCACCACCGTAGTGCCTTTGGTGCTGGTGCTGTCCGTCACCGCTGCCAAGGATGCCACTGATGACATC AATCGCCACCGGAATGACAATCACGTCAACAACAGAAAAGTCCAAGTCCTCATCGATGAAAA ACTGCGCAGCGAGAAGTGGATGGACGTTCATGTGGGAGACATCATCAAGCTGGAAAACAACCAGTTTGTCACA GCTGACCTCCTCCTGCTGTCCAGCAGTGAACCGCTCAACCTAGTCTACATCGAGACAGCAGAGCTAGACGG CGAGACCAACTTGAAAGTACGCCAGGCCCTGACGGTGACCGGGGACCTCGGTGATGATGTCAGCAAGCTGGCAGACTTCAATG GCGAAGTCCTCTGCGAGCCTCCCAACAATCGGCTGGACCGCTTCACGGGGACGCTGGCCTTTGCCGGGCAGAAGTACGCTCTGGACAACGAAAAGATCCTGTTGCGGGGTTGCACCCTGAGGAACACCGAGTGGTGCTTCGGACTGGTGCTCTTTGCAG GTCCAGAAACCAAACTGATGCAGAACTGCGGCAAAAGCACTTTCAAGAGGACCAGCGTGGACCGTCTGATGAACGTCCTCGTTCTGTTT ATCTTTGGCTTCCTGGCGTTCATGTGTACCGTCCTTGCCATCGGGAACTACTGCTGGGAGCTGGGCGAGGGCTCCGCCTTCACCGTCTTCTTGCCCAGGCAGAACGGCCACGATGCCGCCTTCTCCTCCTTTCTCACCTTCTGGTCCTATGTCATCATCCTCAACACGGTGGTGCCCATTTCGCTTTACGTCAG tgTGGAGTTCATCCGCCTGGGCAACAGTTTCTACATCGACTGGGACCGGAAGATGTACCACTCTCGCAGCGACACCCCCGCCGTGGCGCGCACCACCACGCTAAATGAGGAGCTGGGTCAAATCAAGTACGTGTTCAGCGACAAGACGGGCACGCTGACGCAAAACATCATGACCTTCAACAAGTGCTCCATCAACGGGAAGACGTACG GCGATGTCTTTGACTACATGGGCCAGAGACTTGAAATTAATGAG CACACCGAGAAGGTGGATTTCTCCTTCAACCCGCTGGCGGACCCTCGCTTCACTTTCCACGATCACGCGCTGGTGGAGGCCGTCAAGCTGGAGATCCCCGAGGTCCACGCCTTCTTCCGACTGCTCGCGCTTTGCCACACCGTCATGgcggaggaaaagaaagaag GGGAGCTCTCGTACCAGGCTCAGTCTCCTGACGAGGGCGCTCTGGTCACAGCCGCCAGGAACTTCGGCTTTGTCTTCCGTTCGCGGACGCCCGACAGCATCTCCATTGTGGAAATGGGAGAGCAGTGCACTTATAAACTCTTGGCCATCCTGGATTTCAACAATGTCCGCAAGAGGATGTCCGTCATCG TTCGCAGCCCCGAGGGTAAGCTGTCGCTGTACTGCAAAGGAGCCGACACCATCATCTGCGAGAGGCTGCACAGCTCCTGCACTAAACTGACGAACGTCACCACAGAGCACCTCAAC GAGTTTGCAGGCGAAGGCCTGCGGACCCTGGCGCTGGCCTACAAAGACCTGGACGAGGACTTTTTCCTCCAGTGGCAACAGCGCCACCACGAAGCCAGCACGGCGCTGGAAGGGCGCGAGGACAAACTGGAGCAGCTGTACGAGGAGATCGAGACCGACCTGCTG TTGCTAGGGGCGACGGCGATCGAAGACAAGCTGCAGGACGGAGTCGCGCAGACCATCGAGCAGCTGTCCAAAGCCGACATCAAAATCTGGGTTCTTACTGGCGACAAGCAAG AAACAGCGGAAAACATCGGCTACTCGTGCAACCTGCTGCGCGAGGAGATGAACGACATCTTTGTCATTTCTGGCAACTCGCCGGAGGATGTGAGGCAGGAGCTCAG GAATGCGCAGAAGTCCATGAAACCAGGTGCCACTGAGGATTGCACATTTTTGCCAGAGAGGACTCTGGGTAAAAGTGTGAAGGCCCTCGCGGATGAAGCGGTGAACGGCGAGTTTGGCCTTGTCATCAACGGACACAGTCTG GCATACGCGTTGGAACGCAGCATGGAACTTGACTTCCTGCGCACGGCGTGCATGTGCAAAGCGGTGATCTGCTGCCGCGTCACGCCGCTGCAGAAGGCGCAGGTGGTGGAACTGGTCAAGACGTACAAACGCGCCATCACGCTGGCCATCGGCGACGGCGCCAATGACGTCAGCATGATCAAAG tggcgcACATCGGTGTGGGTATCTCGGGCCAGGAGGGCATGCAGGCGGTGCTGTCCAGTGACTACTCGTTTGCCCAGTTTCGCTTCCTGCAGCGCCTCCTGCTGGTGCACGGCCGCTGGTCCTACCTACGCATGTGCAAGTTTCTACGCTACTTCTTCTACAAAAACTTCACCTTTACCTTTGTCCACTTCTGGTACGCCTTCTTCTGCGGCTTTTCGGCGCAG ACAGTGTATGATGAATTGTTCATTACACTGTACAATCTGGTGTACACAGCGTTGCCTGTGCTAGGAATGAGCCTCTTTGATCAG GACGTGAACGACGCGTGGAGCTTCCAGCACCCTCAGCTGTATGTGCCGGGCCAACTCAACCTGTACTTCAGCAAGACGGCCTTCTTCAAGTGTGCCTTGCACAGCTGCTACAGCTCCCTGGTGCTCTTCTTCATCCCGTACGGCGCCGTCAGTCAAGCGGCCCGCACCGACGGCCGGGATGTGGCCGACTACCAGTCCTTTGCTGTCCTCACGCAGACCTGCCTACTGTTCGCTGTCACCATTCAG CTGGGTTTGGAGATGTCCTACTGGACGGCAGTCAACACCGTCTTTGTCGTGGGCAGCCTGGTCATGTATTTCGTTGTCACCTTCACGATGTACAGCAACGGCCTGTTCCTCCTGCTGCCCTCAGCCTTCCCCTTCATAG GCACGGCGAGGAACTCCCTGAGCCAGCCCAACATCTGGCTGACCATTGTGCTCACCTCCATTTTGTGCACCCTTCCTGTCGTCACCTATCGCTTCCTACTGATCCTCCTCCGTCCCACCATCAATGACAAG GTCATGTTCAAGGTCCGACAGGCCAAAGCATCACCTCCCCCACTTCCTCGCCGAGCCAGAATCCGCCGCACCAGCtcccgccgctccggctacgCCTTCTCGCACGCGCAGGGCTACGGCGACCTGGTAACGTCGGGTCGCTTCCTGCGGCGCCCCGCCCCGCCTCGCTCGTCGGGGTTCGCCCACACGGGCCGCGCCACTTCAGGCTTCAGCCCAATGGGCCGCTCGGCCGGGTATAGCCCCGCCGAGCGCGCGCAGTACGCCAAGGCCCAGGAGGTGGAGACGACCTCACTGCAAATGTACAGGACCATCAGTGACGCCGCTCTTTGA